GACACAACTTCATCGGGGGATCAAACCCAGCTGTGCAGACTTGCCTCATTCCGGAACGTTCCATCTCTATTAAAGACTTTTATCCAATGTGACGCCACCACAGACAGGTACATAGCAGCGGTGGCAAAGACGAATAGAATCACAAATCCCTATGTGAAATGTAGCAAAGTGGTAAGAACAGGTTTTACACTGTAACTCATTTAATTGGTTTGAACTGTAAACTGATTAAAAGAGGAGGTTCATGTTTTGaacacccgagtgtccaaaacatgaggtcgCAAATCCGGTAACACAaccacaaagtcgatcatggaaccgcggcctagggtgtcctggtgcctaGTGcaaatatggacacccttatgtttgaacatggtgtttgttatggacaaactgtgacgagcacaaacgtccaataacaaaacaccaatcGGGTTCAGACCCGGGttgccattcttcccaatcacgcctttcctggtttcactgtcgttgccaacatgagcgttgaagtcccccagcagaacaagggaatcaaccgggggagcactttccagtactccctcgagtgtacccaaaaagggtgggtactctgaactgctgtttggtgcgtaagcacaaacaacagtcaggacacgtccccccacccgaaggcggagggaagctactctcttgtccactgggttgaactccaacatacAGGCTTTCAGCCGGTGGGCAACACTAATTGCcaccccagctcgtcgcctctcactgtgtacaacgccagtgtggaagagagtctaGCCCCTTTTGAGAGaaatggttccagagcccttgctgtgtgtcgaggtgagtccgactatatacagccggaacttctctacctcgcgcactagctcaggctccttcaccCCCCAGGAGGTGACGTTCgacatcccaagagctagcttatgtagccgaggatctgaccgccaagtgccctgccttcggcttccgcccaggtcacaatgcacccgacctatatggcccctcccatgagtggtgagcccattggaggggtgacccatgttgcctcttggagctgtgcccggccgggccccatggggacaggcccggccaccaggggctcaccatcgtgccccaactccgggcctggctccagagcagggccccggtgacccgcgacCGGGCGAGGGGAATCTGGGTCctcgatttttcttcttcatagaggtcttggagctgctctttgtctgatccctcacctaggacctgtttgtcttgggagaccctaccaggggtatgaaagcccccggacaacatagctcctaggatcattgagacacgcaaactcctctaccacgataaggtggcagctcagagaggactatgtttaatgtatttagaaaaaaaactcaaACTTGACACATGATGTGGCAATAGTATTTGATTTTGAAGTAATAAGTACATTTCTcaatctgttttgtttttttttcctctgactGTACTGTCATTGCTGTGCTTTTCAGTCACTATACACCATAGTTTACATCGCAGCCACATCAGCAAAACTTAAGAGGAACTCAATGAGATTAATAAATACTTCATCTTATTTTGGAAACAAAGATATCAGTGGCGATGCAAGTGTGCTAATGATCTGGAAAAGAACCAATACATTAGACAGGAATGAAAAACAAGCCATTTATTGGTTCTGAAGAACTGCCATCAAATTGCTCTGCTACATGTTTAAGGTTTGATCTCTCAATGCCTCTCTTGTCCATCAAAGCACAATGTGGCCTGGGCCGTATGAGGCAGCACCAAATACATGTATCATTATTTATGAAGGGGTCCgggtttagaaaaaaaaacaattataaatgtCTGAAGATACAAACCTGATGtccctgaattaaaaaaaaaacaccatacaAAGACTTGTCAACCACTGCTCATCCCAAAGCAGGGAAACACTTATTTCAACACgtgccatttttgttgttgttgagctGCACCAGTAGTCAGTCTTTAATGATCCAGAGGGTCAAAAAGTAACTGTGGATCTCTTTATGCTTGGATGGTGTTCTTGGCACTAAAGGCCAAGTAGTAGACCAGGATGCCGATAAGAGCGGCTACCACCTCTGTGGACACCCATGGACCGTTCCACGCCCCCTGAAGGGAGTGACACAACAAGATAAGTAAATATGAGGCATAAGTAGGGATGGGAATCGAGAACCGGTTCTTATTTGGTAATGTTTCCTGGTGTAACAAATCCTTGGAATCTCTTCCCAATTTTTCAAGCGATTCCCTTAAGGTTCCTGAAGGCGGGATTGACGTCATTATGCAACGTGCTTAGTGACGTCAGGCAGCAACATGGCGCCCAAGCAGTAGAAACGCTCTTAAGTTTggctacattttacaagaaaagattacGACAGCACTACTTGTAATAATTGCAAAGTTACTATTTCATCAAGAGGAAGATATACaagcaatatgctgaaacatttgaacacagcATGCAACAACTATAAATGAGTGTAGTTTTTGAACTGCGCTAATGTCATCCGAGCAGTAATCAGCTGGCGTTAATACAACAGGTTAGAATGTCAATGTCTGTTCAATTGAAATTAATGCCTTTTCATTTGGATGAGCATGACAAAAGACTGTTCATGACTGGTTTCGAGGCAGATAGTAAGTAGGAAGAGAGGTTTGCGGTACCTCTCCGCTTTTATCGCGGCAGGGAAGAGTAGAATCAGGCCAGGATGAACAAATGTCAGTAAGCAGTGACCAACTTTGGTTGACTAAGGCGTGCACAAATTTACCTCAGTGCTCCTGATTTTCGGTAGGTGAACATtcaattgtaataaaaaaaaagttgtatgttTTCGTCCAATCACATTTTAACTAAGTCATATAATACAGGTAATactaaaacaatgtgaatatcgtgtaaaagtacattaatgtcagCAATTCAATTTCAATTGTGAAACAAATATGTGATGTGATCTCATAACTTGCAAAGCGACATATGTCATTTCgggaaaaaacaacattttaaatcTAAAGTTTTTAAAAgctgtaagccataatcatcaaaatcATATCAGAAGAAGACTTGAAATATTTTGAGTGTCATGTTATGAGTCTGTCATATACTAGTTTCATCTTGTAAATCTAAACAAACCTTTGCACGATATTCTGATTCTTGGAGTTTTACCTGCATATTTTCAAGGGAATTCTTGACATTTTTCAgaatgttacattcttgtgtaattgtcacatatttttgttttgttaaattCTACAGAATAATATTTATTtcctatatatatttaaaaaaaatatatatatatatatatttatatcctaCGTATGTACTTTTTTGGGGATTTTagcctatccttcacaatcatgagagaaaAGAACAGGCgtcttttttttaaggattttttaAGAGGATAAACGCTTCCAAGTTGCAGCTAATATGAGTCATTGTTGTGGCCCTCAAAGTTCTctaaaacaatttcaaaaccCTCCACCAaagttttacaaaacccaaaaccagcgaatttggcacgttgtgtaaggcatggcgtagtgggtagagcggccgtgccagaaacctgagggttgcaggttcgcttcccaccaatggacatcaaagtcgctgacgttgtgtccttgggcaggacacttccccctttgcccccggtgccgctcacaccggtgaatgaatgatgaatgaatgaatggtggtggtcggaggggccgtaggcgcaaactggcagccacggttccgtcagtctaccccagggcagctgtggctacagatgtagcttaccaccaccatgtgtgaatgaatgatgggttcccacttctctgtgagcgctttgagtatctaacaatagaaaagtgcgatatagatctaatccattattattattattattattataattcgtaaataaaaaaagaatacaatgatttgcaaatcatttaacttatattcaattgaatacactgcaaagacaagatatttaacgtttgaaGTGAGAAACCTAATTATTGTATAGGCTTGTATAAGGTCATGTTACCTCTAAACTAAACAACATTTATGCTAATTCAcctttttgttgtctttttctcCCAAAACAAGAATCGATAAGAGAAATGATAAAGAACCGAATCGTTTAACAGAATCATCATTAAGATTGTGGCTAAATGGTCGCAGCATGAAAAGGAACTCACCCTGTGGTCAACGTTGACTGAGAATAGCGGCTGAATGGCATTAACGTCTTCATTGTTTCTCTGCGCCTAAACACACACAgttcaaataattaaaaaatgtaactgttATTGCAAAATCAGATGTGCGGCAAAATATGTAACTAACCTTGCGCAGGGCACTGTAGGACTCCTCATCAAAGAACTTGACTTGGTAAGTGCCAGAGCTGGCCTGTTTGTGAGGAAGACTCCAGGAGACCTAAGAGAAGAGGAACAAACACTCTTTTCAAAACCATTTAATATGCATCTAAAACTTAAAAGTCAAACACGAGGCCTGGGCTGATAACAGACTTTGTGCAATGATATATTGTTCCACACATTTTGCCGACAAACAATATTGCCAGCATTATTTTGGGCACAAATTAGGCACTTAGGtaccgtaataataataatgcatgtaaAATATTGAACAGTTGGAAACATGGGGTTGGGTGGTTTGTTTTTCATTGCCAACCTTTTCTCTAACAAATTCGGCATACTGACTTGTTCGTCTGTGTACATGGGCTCATTTTGTGTTGATTCGATTTGAAGCCCAAATATTCCCACATAGGGACATTTGGCTTAGCAATGATCTTTTTTCCACCAACTTTTATTTGGCAGTGCTTCTACCAAGCAATGAACAAGGCTGTCTATGCATACGTGGAAGCTTGCGGTCTCACCTAAGCCCGCTGGACTAAGATTGCAGACAGATGACAAGAGGGTTCAATGCGTTTAATTCTGCTTTTGAATACAGGTGCTGAGAGTGATGCACTAACTCAGGGTCAGGGAATCTATGGcttgagagccagatgtggctcttttgatgactgaatatggctctcagatgaatcttagtGGACATTGCTTATTATggtgagtaatgaataattccgctggtaatcacagtgtcaaaaataacgttcaaaatataaaacattctcatgcattttaatccacccatccggtttctaccgcacctgttcaagaagtggcattaatggtaagaagttttttatttattgttggttagcttcagaataacaatgttattaaaaagaataagagacttattatactctaaaaatgttggtcttacttaaaaatgcacgcatttagttgtattcagtctttaaaaaaaaatcatatggctctcatggaaatacttttaaaaatatttggcttgtatggctctctcagccaaaaaggttcccgacccctgcactaactgAACCCTCTCGCACCCTGATTGAAAGCGACAGACAAAGAAAATACACACAGACAATTGGACATGGCAATTAATCGATGAAGGCAAAGtttttgagtacatttttattttttgatgaaTCGATTCAATAATTTTATATCAGCCCAAGCCTAGGAAACATTCATGGCATGATTAGGGAAGACTGTATTGAAGGAATGGGGTTATTGTAAATATGGTCCCCTATCAATAATTGTATAACAGCAATATGTACTTCCAGTACGTCCCTCATTTGTTTACTTCACTTTTGAGAGAAGCCGCTCTCAAAATGTGGCCTTTAAAATTCAGAGtttttaaattataaaaaaatcctGTCCTTACCTAGATGAGCCTGCACATTGTATATGTCCTACACTTTTAAGAGGACATCTCTGTAATCATACAAGCTTTGCTACAAATTTTGAAATAAAGCCTGGATCTCTGCAAACAAGATTTATCAAGTTTTTTCTTTGGCAAAAAAGTTTACCTAGTACGATGAAAATTTCACTGTAAGCATGAGCAATGTGTTACTAATGTATCGGTCCTCCTGTCCCTCTTCCTTTATGTTACGTTGTTATATGTGATGTAtgaaatgtattatatatttaaCAAGTGCAGAGTTACAGTGTAAAAGTAAAAAGTGGATAAAGTGCACAGGCCCCTGCTGGCCTGGGCCGATGGTTGATGAGACAATTAACCAGacaataaaatgaaaattaagtAAGTGTGCAAGCCTCAATAATCGCCATGTGAATGCGTTTTGGGTTACAAGAGTGGTCACTCTTTTACATCAGTTTCAGGAGCTGAGGGCattggctataaaaataaacgGTAGTAATTATAACCACTGCAAAACTACTAAATTATTAATATTActgtattaaaataaaatgatcGAAAAATAGTGAATGATAACCCCACGTTGATAAAATTATGGAAGGACTAGCGTTATcttgctagcttaaatgctaacatgaaaacaacatCTACACCCATTAAGAAATGTCATACCTCAATTTAAATTGTCTAAACAACTAACAAAAGGTATCACAATAAACATAAAGGCTGTGTTGTTTCTGCACAGTTAGCGATATAAACTTTAGTGTCAAGTTGAAACAGACAGACATGGACTCCGTATAACAGGAAGCGAACTTGAGTGAGATCACataaaccggaagtgaaacaaCTGATCACCCTATTTACCTTTTGCAAatcaaagatccatccatccatccattttctaccgcttattcctttttggggtcgcggggggcgctggcgcctatctcagctacaatcgggcggaaggcggggtacaccctggacaagtcgccacctcatcgcagggccaacacagatagacagacaacattcacactcacattcacacactagggccaatttagtcttgccaatcaacctatccccaggtgcatgtctttggaagtgggaggaagccggagtacccggagggaacccacacattcacggggagaacatgcaaactccacacagaaagattccgagcctggatttgaacccaggactgcaggaccttcgtattgtgaggcagacgcactaagatGAATATATTTAAACACACAGATAAAAATATGGCTCTAATGAAGCtagaacaatatttaatgtttcctGTGCCAATAAAGTATATTATGTGGCTATTTGATGTACTTAAAAAATACACCTTGATTAAAACATTTTAGTGTGTGTACAattactttttaaccacaaacaataccacaataataataaccatgatcattttggtcacaaaaacgttatttagccattttattCATTGTTCGtgttgtgtatatttgagggtCCCCCAGCCCCTCCTTAACAGAGACAGAACCTATTTTatgcttttggttgtgattttgAAAATTTTGCCCACAGAgactatattttatttgtataatttgttttatttacccAAGAGATTAAAAAAGTTACATTCTTACAATGTTAAACTCTGTTTAAAGCATTTGAAAATGTATACTCGCATTATGTATTATTACATCtgtggttaatttggtctcaaaaaataatggcaataaaacTGTATTGATTGGCAACAATTTGCTGACATTTTTACCTTCATATTACGTTGACGGATTAATGAGATAAGCTACTTTTGTCAACAAAAGCGCAAAATCAGGTATACGTTGCACAATTTCATGATGTCTGCGTCAGAATTCAGCCTGATAACTACATCATAcacaagggctgggcgatatggacgaaaaagtatatctcgatatattttttcttaaactcgatattcgatatatatcttgatatattttCTGGTGAAAGTATACACATAAAGATATACATTTTTGAGCGAAAttcactgaaatttaagtaaatgacaactgtactgtaaacagtcagtggcactcttattaacccagttagtcaagaggGGTAttaatttcttattatgcagctcatttttatttgacacttaaaatgtctctgacaatcttgcaatttatgttttggaaatgacttgaatgtttgtgccattgcttaataactttaataaatacacttttgatcaattgacttggttgtgatttccctctctgcatgaaagtttaaaagtagcatatattaatgcagtatgaagaagaatcttttaatgtagacacatagaatcatcatactgctgtgattatatgcatcaagtgttcattcagggccaaggcaaaatatcgtaaaatatgttgtatatcgcgatatggcctaaaaatattgcaatattaaaaaaaggcaatatcgcccagccctagatcacagtgtggcgcatattggtaacagtgttaaatctgtttatacggccaccctcaatgtgacctgcatggctgttgaccaagtatgccttgcattcacttgtgtgtgtgaaaagccgtagatattatgcgactgggccagcacgcaaaggcagtgcctttaaggtttattggcgctgtgTACTTATCCCTCCGcccatgtacacagcggcgttttaaaaagtcataaatcgtactttttgaaaccgataccgataatttccgatattacatttatcggccgataatatcggcagtctgatattatcggatatctctaaTGAGGAGtattattgtacatctataaactaggggtgtaacagtttgtgtatttgtattgaaccgtttcggtacgggggtttcggtccggttcggaggggtatcgaacgagtttgtaatctaaagtcttaacaagctgctctgctttctgcctctgtctgagcagtgagcacccagccttgtcccgcccacacaagcatctaattggttacatacaaagccaatcagcagcgtgtattcagagcgatgtaacagccaatcagcagtgcgtattcagaacgcatgctGTCAATGCTGCAGCGTcaagcagatatgtgtttagcagcggacattgtactctccccaaattataaaacacacttcccagtcacaactactactagcatcactatgagcccattgaccttctaaaaactttctggcttgaggtgaaggctaattagcttttagcgtaacgttagctcattttgctgtgtgtgtgtgttaggggcagcaaagccctgtctgtctgttatttcacatgaactaaaatgaagtccatggtgtgcagggatgaatagtctctcctattgctactgtactatttttttcagttatagttatattaatcattagtaatgtagcagcctagttttgaatggcagggtccctgctatcacatgttgacaaaaatataacatttacataacaaaagtcgactgcaggcttcccaaatgtaataaattaagcatgatgagttgacttgaaactgtttaacgttgcactttttatatgtagaagaaaggttttgtcgttttatttaatcaaagcaacaacttaaggcagtttaatgtggattaacgtgggcagaattattatagtgttcccaatgttaaaaggataaagccattgtttacaaatttggtaaaaaaataaccaaaaaatttatattttgttgtctccttactgtaccgaaaatgaaccgaaccgtgacctctaaaccgagaaacgtaccgaaccaaaatttttgtgtaccgttaaacccctacaataaacaagcttattggtgtgtctagtggaAAAGGCGAAAGTTGAGTCGGAAAAACTGCAGTCGTTTATACATTTTTCAATGTTTCTCTGCGGCCCAGGTAGCAAATGCGTCGCggaccagtggttggggaccactgcactatacAGTACCTGGTATTTGCCAACATCCTGGCCTCTGGTCACAGGGAACTGTCTTCCACTGACATCAGCATACAGTGTGACACTCTGCAGAGGAGCACAGTAATTAACAACAACACCTTGTATTAAGTATGGGATCCACATGTGGACACAGTTGTTACCTGAGCCCCATTGGCACAGACCAGGCTAAGCTCCACGATGAACACAGACTCTGCAGAGATAACTGCGTCCGAGGTGGTGTAGGCCGACGGGGTAATAGTCGGGTCGGTGCAGCTCTCTCCTGTCGCCACAGTAGCCGAGTAAATGCAGTGAGTACAGTAAATAGCATTTACACACGTTTCGGCCAGTCAAATATCCAAGATGTGCAGTGTGGGTACTTGTGTGGCTTTCATTAGCTGGTAGCAAATAAGCTTAAACAGCAAGAGGAAGCTAAAGCTTTACAAACAGAGCGTTTACGCTAAATATATTCTTTAAACCTACCCGAGCAGGCAACCACCAACAGGAAGATAAAGGCAGCTATCCGGAACATCTTGGTTTTGAGACTGTATATCTGTTGAAGTGCAGCTCCTATGAAGTACTGCTCCTGGTCGGATGACTGCGAGCAAGGCAAAGGAAGTCCACATCAGCTCACCCTGGCAATGTCACTGCGCATGCGCTACAATGACGTGTCCTTGCCGAAAGATGCTTCCGACGACGCGTCAACAAATTAAAACCGGAAGTTTAAACAATAAAATATAGTAACGCGTTTTCATGTTCTTGTTTGGGTCTTCTTCCTCCTCAGTTGTGTCCATTGACA
The DNA window shown above is from Nerophis ophidion isolate RoL-2023_Sa linkage group LG06, RoL_Noph_v1.0, whole genome shotgun sequence and carries:
- the ssr4 gene encoding translocon-associated protein subunit delta; this translates as MFRIAAFIFLLVVACSGESCTDPTITPSAYTTSDAVISAESVFIVELSLVCANGAQSVTLYADVSGRQFPVTRGQDVGKYQVSWSLPHKQASSGTYQVKFFDEESYSALRKAQRNNEDVNAIQPLFSVNVDHRGAWNGPWVSTEVVAALIGILVYYLAFSAKNTIQA